One genomic region from Rosa rugosa chromosome 1, drRosRugo1.1, whole genome shotgun sequence encodes:
- the LOC133707953 gene encoding B3 domain-containing transcription factor VRN1-like — protein MSAFRPPFSATTPRFFKVIVDETSSIKLKIPPKFVRKYGDYLSKSVRLKLPSGCQWEVEVTESDSEAWFEKGWQEFFKFYSLDCGHFLLFTYQGNSMFEVCIFDRTATETEYPIIIDDSYVEDDNSIGILNDFTPCSKTRDKSPSPSARPSRRKRTLSPISEAKMKGKEDDFSRKKDGGGSSKALERAKAFKSENPSIMIAMQPHYIHNYTLNIPLRFIMSFTKHGRQVVKLQVGDRFWSACLNVSEIHRTAKINHGWHVFVKENHLRVGDVCIFELMKLNDLVLKVHMFRG, from the exons ATGAGTGCTTTTCGGCCACCATTTTCTGCTACTACTCCCCGATTTTTCAAGGTTATTGTGGATGAAACTTCTAGCATCAAACTG AAAATTCCACCAAAATTTGTGAGGAAATATGGAGACTACTTATCAAAATCAGTGCGTCTTAAGCTTCCAAGTGGTTGTCAATGGGAAGTGGAAGTGACAGAAAGCGATAGTGAGGCTTGGTTTGAAAAGGGTTGGCAAGAGTTCTTCAAGTTTTACTCTCTAGACTGCGGTCACTTCCTACTTTTTACATACCAAGGGAATTCTATGTTCGAAGTTTGCATATTTGATAGAACTGCAACAGAGACTGAATATCCCATTATTATCGATGACTCTTATGTTGAAGATGATAACTCCATTGGAATCTTAAATGATTTTACCCCCTGCTCTAAAACAAGAGACAAATCTCCATCACCATCTGCTAGGCCTTCCAGAAGAAAGAGAACACTTAGTCCAATTAGTGAAGCCAAAATGAAAG GGAAAGAAGATGATTTTTCTAGGAAAAAAGATGGGGGAGGCTCGTCCAAAGCTCTTGAGAGAGCCAAGGCTTTCAAATCTGAAAATCCTTCCATCATGATAGCCATGCAGCCCCATTATATCCATAATTATACTCTG AATATACCGCTTCGATTTATCATGAGTTTCACGAAACACGGGCGGCAGGTCGTCAAGCTTCAGGTTGGAGATAGATTTTGGTCTGCTTGTTTGAATGTGTCTGAAATCCATCGTACAGCTAAAATTAATCACGGCTGGCATGTATTTGTGAAGGAAAATCATTTAAGAGTAGGAGATGTTTGCATATTTGAGCTCATGAAGTTGAATGACCTTGTACTGAAAGTACACATGTTTAGAGGATGA
- the LOC133707881 gene encoding B3 domain-containing transcription factor VRN1-like, with protein sequence MVSPGQQTFCATTPHFFKVILEDNSRDLKLKIPKKFLIKYGEDLLNTVCLKLPSGSEWEVELIRCKGKAWFEKGWPEFSRFCCLDYGNFLVFRYEGNSTFEVCIFDRTATGIDYPITVPKIYEDENDDLSIEILEFPPCPKTREKPSLLYPDYPLCKKMRPSSSTRSDRISENESAQPDSMVLFEKSLPNKDSHCSNSEMKGEGDFLAKKNTAGGSSCTPRFLKQTVDHEVIENAIAPQRATAFKLDNNPFFKISMKPSNIHKSILSLPSEFAKRYLIKLPAGIATLQVSSGRTSSVKTWSVKFKYDFENSKAQLLNGWSAFVRDNNLKVRDVCGFILMDRIELLFEVALPNVEAPNFPLPPGEGRGATIQVEEKRSPIIKVESECDMNCEIGLSSSLAIVKKPIISGQVTHWPSSSLRDSRVNLEAANKFVPKNPYFLVTLGSLHKEKSNVSVPATFVKSFIKEANQTLKLQVKDRSWPVKVIRFGKNSAKFSGGWAAFAKENGLEKGDACIFELMEINDIVLKVHIFRCSLKI encoded by the exons ATGGTTTCTCCTGGCCAGCAAACATTTTGTGCTACCACTCCCCATTTTTTCAAGGTTATTCTGGAGGACAATTCTAGAGACCTCAAACTG AAAATTCCAAAGAAATTTCTGATAAAATATGGTGAGGATCTCTTAAATACGGTATGTCTTAAACTTCCCAGTGGCTCTGAATGGGAAGTGGAATTGATAAGATGCAAGGGTAAGGCTTGGTTTGAAAAGGGTTGGCCAGAGTTCTCTAGGTTCTGCTGTCTTGACTACGGTAACTTCCTAGTTTTTCGATATGAAGGGAATTCTACATTCGAAGTATGTATATTTGATAGGACTGCCACGGGGATTGATTATCCTATAACTGTGCCCAAGAtttatgaagatgaaaatgatGATTTATCTATTGAAATCTTGGAGTTTCCACCCTGCCCAAAAACAAGGGAGAAACCTTCATTACTATATCCTGATTATCCTCTTTGCAAGAAAATGAGACCAAGCTCGAGTACTAGATCAGACAGGATTTCTGAAAATGAGAGTGCTCAACCTGATTCCATGGTCTTGTTTGAGAAGTCATTGCCAAACAAAGATTCACATTGCTCTAATTCAGAGATGAAAG GGGAAGGAGATTTTCTTGCAAAGAAAAATACAGCTGGAGGCTCTTCTTGCACTCCAAGATTCCTAAAACAAACAGTTGATCACGAGGTTATTGAAAATGCTATAGCTCCTCAGAGAGCTACTGCATTCAAACTTGATAACAACCCTTTTTTCAAGATCTCAATGAAGCCCTCTAATATCCATAAAAGTATTTTG TCTTTGCCATCTGAATTTGCCAAGAGATATCTTATTAAGCTGCCTGCTGGCATTGCCACCCTTCAAGTTTCGAGTGGAAGAACTTCGTCTGTTAAAACTTGGTCTGTAAAATTCAAGTATGATTTTGAGAACTCAAAAGCTCAATTGCTGAATGGTTGGTCAGCATTTGTAAGGGACAATAATTTGAAAGTTAGGGATGTGTGTGGCTTTATCCTTATGGACCGCATTGAACTTTTATTCGAAGTTGCGCTTCCCAATGTAGAAGCTCCAAATTTCCCGTTGCCACCAG GGGAAGGCAGAGGAGCAACAATTCAAGTTGAAGAAAAGAGAAGCCCCATAATTAAAGTTGAATCTGAATGTGACATGAATTGTGAAATTGGTCTATCTAGCTCTCTTGCAATTG TCAAGAAGCCAATTATTAGTGGACAGGTTACTCATTGGCCTTCTTCATCTTTGAGGGATTCAAGGGTTAATCTTGAAGCTGCCAACAAGTTCGTCCCAAAGAATCCCTATTTCTTAGTCACTCTTGGGTCACTCCATAAAGAGAAGTCAAATGTG TCTGTACCGGCTACATTTGTCAAGAGTTTCATTAAGGAGGCGAATCAAACGCTGAAGCTTCAGGTTAAAGATAGATCGTGGCCTGTAAAGGTGATTCGCTTTGGCAAGAATTCAGCCAAGTTTTCCGGTGGCTGGGCTGCATTTGCTAAAGAAAACGGGTTAGAAAAAGGAGACGCTTGCATATTCGAGCTCATGGAGATCAATGACATTGTACTGAAAGTTCACATTTTCAGATGTTCATTAAAAATTTAA